A window from Bufo bufo chromosome 1, aBufBuf1.1, whole genome shotgun sequence encodes these proteins:
- the LOC120982243 gene encoding piggyBac transposable element-derived protein 4-like, which produces MASKRHFSITKAGLDQIIDSDSDTEPLAELSDSDSDSWKDSSSDSDTDQRSGDSDESALELSEVRSWCPIDCGMDAVPPPRFPFTGSPGMKVDVDHNDPLAYLKLFLTDDVIEKIVTETNCYKEQQSTTLHSRFSRTRKWEPVSKEDIWKFLGLILLQGVVGKPLQKWYWTTNKLLATPFFGTIMSEYRFSLIMKNLHFPNNEEFDEATHPAPKLKKIWEVFQMIITNFQQAYVPDRDISIDESLMAYKGRLSWIQYIASKRARFGIKSYMLCESTTGYIWNSIIYTGKGTQFNPRYSGYGMATSSVLSLLEPLLNQGYCVTTDNFYTSPELYEFLLKNKTDAYGTVRANRRGLPCMFSKKKLKTGEMVAWQKGKMMAMRWRDKKDVCLMSTVHNTSTTTVHTRGGKDVIKPQLVIDYNNTMGGVDRADQAMTFYPAMRKQQKKYYKKIFRHLLEQCLWNAYILHRGKSDKPLVHSDFIWKVAEQIFVNYQTPSVAVNRSGRRAVDVVNPERLTGRHFMDYIPPSAKKAAPTRMCVVCCSKRDGNGKKIRKETRFHCPDCDVGLCAVPCFKIYHTQDVY; this is translated from the coding sequence atggCATCAAAGCGTCACTTTAGCATCACCAAAGCGGGTTTGGATCAGATAATTGACAGCGACAGCGACACAGAGCCCCTCGCAGAATTGAGCGACAGCGATAGCGATTCGTGGAAAGATTCGTCATCCGACTCTGACACTGACCAGAGAAGTGGCGACAGCGACGAATCTGCACTTGAGCTCAGTGAGGTGCGCTCTTGGTGCCCTATTGATTGCGGTATGGATGCAGTACCACCGCCAAGATTCCCATTTACAGGATCGCCTGGGATGAAGGTAGACGTTGATCACAATGATCCTTTGGCGTACCTAAAATTATTTCTGACGGATGACGTCATTGAAAAGATTGTCACGGAGACAAACTGCTACAAAGAGCAGCAATCCACTACTCTGCACAGCAGATTTTCCAGAACCAGAAAATGGGAACCGGTGAGTAAGGAGGACATATGGAAATTTCTGGGGCTAATACTTCTTCAGGGGGTGGTGGGGAAACCCCTGCAGAAATGGTACTGGACTACCAATAAATTGCTGGCAACCCCATTTTTTGGCACCATCATGTCCGAGTACCGATTTTCCCTCATAATGAAGAATTTACACTTCCCCAACAATGAGGAATTTGACGAAGCCACACATCCAGCGCCAAAACTGAAGAAGATCTGGGAAGTATTCCAAATGATCATAACCAATTTCCAGCAGGCCTATgtgccagacagagacatcagcattGATGAAAGTCTGATGGCTTACAAAGGACGCCTCAGCTGGATTCAATACATCGCATCCAAGAGAGCGCGGTTTGGAATAAAATCCTATATGCTCTGCGAGTCTACAACTGGCTATATATGGAATTCCATCATATACACCGGCAAAGGAACACAATTCAACCCCAGGTACAGCGGCTATGGGATGGCAACGTCATCAGTCCTTTCACTGCTTGAACCATTGCTCAATCAGGGGTATTGTGTGACAACAGACAACTTTTACACGTCGCCTGAGCTGTACGAGTTTCTACTAAAAAACAAGACTGACGCATATGGAACCGTTAGGGCCAACCGACGTGGCCTGCCATGTATGTTTTccaagaaaaaactgaaaacaggAGAAATGGTGGCCTGGCAGAAAGGAAAGATGATGGCAATGCGTTGGCGTGACAAAAAAGACGTGTGCCTAATGAGTACAGTACATAACACCTCCACTACCACGGTCCACACAAGAGGTGGGAAAGATGTCATAAAGCCACAACTTGTGATCGACTATAATAACACCATGGGAGGAGTCGATAGAGCCGATCAGGCGATGACATTCTATCCAGCTATGcggaagcaacaaaaaaaatactacaaaaaAATATTCAGGCATCTCCTGGAACAATGTCTGTGGAatgcctatatactgcacagaggAAAGAGTGACAAGCCTCTTGTTCACTCTGACTTCATCTGGAAGGTGGCGGAGCAGATTTTTGTGAACTACCAAACGCCATCAGTAGCCGTGAACAGATCTGGACGTCGCGCTGTTGACGTTGTAAACCCAGAGAGGCTGACTGGTCGTCACTTTATGGATTACATCCCGCCAAGCGCAAAAAAGGCAGCACCTACAAGGATGTGTGTAGTTTGCTGCTCAAAGCGagatggaaatggaaaaaaaatccgaAAGGAAACCAGGTTCCATTGCCCTGATTGTGACGTTGGTCTATGTGCAGTCCCATGTTTCAAAATTTACCACACCCAGGATGTTTACTGA
- the LOC120982165 gene encoding protein ZBED8-like, with amino-acid sequence MSSKKRKWSDEYVQYGFTCITERDGSQRPNCMICNAKLSNSSLAPAKLREHFLKLHGDGKYKNTTLAEFKVRRARFDEKASLPVLGFVPINKPILIASYEVAYLIAKQGKPHTIGETLIKPAVLKMANIMLGKAAEVKLSQIPLSNDTISDRIEDMSKDILAQIVADLISSPAKFSLQLDKTTDVSNLSQLAVFVHYVKDDVIKEEFLFCKPLTTTTKAADVKKLVDDFFKDNNLSWDMVSAVCSDGAPAMLGRKSGFGALVKADAPHIIVTHCILHRHALATKTLHPKLAEVLKIVVECVNYVRNSALRHRIFRELCKERGSEFEVLLYHSNVRWLSRGQVLNRVFAVRVELALFLQEHQHCHADCFKDSEFILILAYMTDIFAALNHLNQQMQGGGVNIIEAEEKLKAFQKKLPLWKRRIENDNFANFPLLDDCVSKIEDVSGIRDISVPTELKQAIATHLDELATSLDGYFPTRESYPAWVRQPFTFSVETTDVNDEYLDEIIELQQSQVQQQLFRTTTLSTFWCQQMVTYPVIAKKALEFFIPFVTTYLCEQSFSRMLDIKMKKRNRLCCENDMRVALAKVKPRISDLVSERQQQKSH; translated from the coding sequence ATGTCGAGCAAAAAAAGAAAGTGGTCGGACGAATATGTACAATATGGATTCACATGTATAACGGAACGTGATGGGAGTCAGCGTCCTAACTGTATGATTTGCAATGCCAAGTTGAGCAATTCTAGTCTAGCACCGGCAAAACTAAGAGAACACTTCCTTAAGCTGCATGGAGATGGAAAATACAAGAACACAACGCTCGCTGAATTCAAGGTGAGGAGAGCCAGATTCGATGAAAAGGCTAGTCTGCCTGTTCTCGGCTTTGTACCCATCAACAAACCGATCCTCATAGCATCGTACGAAGTTGCTTACCTGATCGCAAAGCAGGGCAAACCCCACACCATTGGTGAAACACTCATAAAACCAGCTGTGTTGAAGATGGCGAATATCATGCTGGGAAAAGCGGCTGAAGTTAAGTTATCCCAAATTCCTCTTTCAAATGACACCATCAGCGACAGAATAGAGGACATGAGCAAAGACATCTTGGCTCAAATAGTTGCAGATCTGATTTCAAGCCCAGCAAAATTCAGCCTTCAACTCGACAAGACCACAGACGTCTCCAATCTAAGCCAGCTTGCAGTATTCGTGCACTATGTGAAAGACGACGTGATAAAGGaagagtttttattttgtaagcCTCTTACAACAACAACTAAGGCAGCCGATGTGAAGAAACTTGTGGATGACTTCTTCAAAGACAACAATCTTTCGTGGGATATGGTTTCTGCAGTTTGTTCGGATGGAGCTCCAGCCATGCTGGGAAGAAAGTCTGGTTTTGGTGCGCTAGTGAAAGCCGATGCACCACACATCATTGTTACGCATTGTATTCTGCATAGGCATGCATTGGCAACAAAAACCTTGCATCCAAAACTGGCAGAAGTATTAAAAATTGTAGTGGAATGTGTGAACTATGTGCGAAATAGTGCTCTGAGGCACCGCATCTTCAGGGAGCTGTGTAAAGAAAGGGGATCTGAATTTGAGGTACTTCTGTACCATTCCAACGTTCGGTGGTTATCCCGGGGACAGGTGTTGAATCGTGTTTTTGCCGTGCGTGTGGAATTAGCCCTGTTTTTGCAAGAGCACCAACATTGTCATGCAGATTGCTTCAAAGATTCTGAGTTCATTCTCATTTTAGCGTACATGACTGATATCTTTGCAGCTCTAAATCATCTCAATCAACAGATGCAGGGCGGTGGAGTCAACATCATCGAAGCGGAAGAAAAACTGAAGGCTTTTCAAAAAAAGCTACCGTTATGGAAACGACGAATAGAGAACGATAACTTCGCAAACTTTCCCCTGCTAGACGACTGTGTAAGTAAGATCGAAGATGTATCTGGAATCAGAGACATTTCTGTACCAACGGAACTGAAGCAAGCAATTGCCACGCACTTAGATGAGCTTGCAACGTCTCTTGATGGATACTTCCCTACAAGAGAGTCATATCCAGCATGGGTGAGACAGCCGTTCACATTTAGTGTTGAGACAACAGATGTCAATGATGAATACCTCGATGAAATCATTGAACTTCAGCAGAGCCAGGTTCAACAGCAACTCTTCAGAACAACAACGCTCTCAACGTTTTGGTGTCAACAAATGGTAACGTACCCTGTTATTGCTAAGAAAGCTCTGGAGTTTTTCATACCGTTTGTTACAACATATCTTTGCGAGCAATCCTTTTCAAGGATGCTGGACATAAAAATGAAGAAAAGGAACAGACTTTGTTGCGAAAATGACATGAGAGTGGCACTAGCCAAGGTAAAGCCGCGCATTTCTGACCTGGTCTCTGAAAGACAACAGCAGAAGTCACACTGA